The sequence TTTTATTGCACCTGTTCTTAGTTCAATAGGGTAGTAGTTTTCAAATTGGTCTAAGAGTTGACTTTTACCACCTACCCATTTTATGAACGGTCGCGCTTTTGTCATATTACGATTCTCTGTTTGAGCGAGCAATTTTGGTTAAACACCTCACGGCTACGAAGCGGCGGCAAAGCGAAATGAGTTTGATTTGGAAATAAAACACAAGGT is a genomic window of [Chlorobium] sp. 445 containing:
- a CDS encoding modification methylase, which translates into the protein MTKARPFIKWVGGKSQLLDQFENYYPIELRTGAIK